The Brassica napus cultivar Da-Ae chromosome C1, Da-Ae, whole genome shotgun sequence DNA segment TCCTAACCGACTACTTCACGAAATGGATTGAAGCTGAAGCTTTCCAACAAATAAACAGATTCGAGGTCGAAGGATTTGTTTGGAAAAACATCGTATGCAGGCATGGCGTCccatacgaaatcgtaaccgacaaTGGAGGACAGTTCATATCCCACGACTTCAAAAGTTTCTGCGATAAATGGAACATCCGCCTCACCTTCTCATCACCTCGGCGACCTCAAGGGAACGGACAGGCGGAGGCTGCCAACAAATCAGTTTTAGCAAACCTCAAGAAACGCCTAGGAGCCCAAAAGGAGCTTTGGTCGGAAAAACTACCCGAAGTACTATGGGCCTGCCGAACCACCCCACGAAAAGCTACAGAGGAAACTCCCTTCTCCTTAGCTTATGGGATGGAAGCTGTCGTCCCAGCAGAAACCACCGCAGGTAGCCTCAGACGGGAGCTCTGCACCTCAAATCCCGCAGCTAATAACCAGCTCCTGATGGATAGCCTCGACTTGATCGAGGAAAGACGAGACCAAGCCTTGCTTCGCATTCAAAATTATCAGCAAGCAATGGCACGACACTACAATTCCAAAGTAAGGCCCCGACAGTTCGCCGTAGGGGACCTAGTGCTTAGGAAAGTGTTCGAAGGAACAAAGGAACCGGGAGCTGGAAAGTTAGGaaccaactgggaaggaccctaccgAATTATCCACATAGTACGACCCGGAGTTTACAAACTCCAGAAGGTACGAACCGGGGTACCTGAAATCCGATCGTGGAATGCCACGAACCTCAAAAGATACTATCATTAGGTACCTAAAACCCCTgaactacgtttggcttgatcccttgactgggtacgtaggcagctccgTCATGAGTGCAGCCCCAACCTCTTCTCACCAACCTCCTCACCTAAGCCAAAGGGGCAGGTGTTACCAAGAACACTTAGCCTAAAAATAGTTACTGTGTAAATAATCTGAATCATGTATTCTCTGATATCTGATATTAATAAAACGATTGATTCAGTTTCATAAACATCAAAGGTCTTAAAACCCTCCAAGAAAATTTAGGTCCCCCTAAATCGGGACCTAAGCTCAACAATCTCGAATACATTCAGGTCCCTGAAAACCTGAAcctaaggtcttaaaatccttaatacacccagaggtcttaaaatccttaacataaactaaggtcttaaaatccttaacaatcagcaaggtcttaaaatccttaacaatcagcaaggtcctaaaatccttaacaatcaaccaggtcctaaaatcctaatcaaaaccaGAAGGTCTTGAAACCCTTATCAAAATCGAAAAGTCTTAAAATCCTAAAGAATCAGGAAAATCCCGAAATTCCTCAATTCCATCCGTTAAACTTCAAAGGCCTCGAAGTCCTTCGAATTAACTCAGGTCCCTATGAATCTAAATAAAGGTTCCTACGAACCTGAACAACCAGGTCCCAGAACCTTACGAATCGGACTCAGGTCCCCGAGCTAAAATCAAGAACTCCTCTTTAAGGTTATCACGACCGAATATCCATTAAGCTAAATGCttatcataaataaagactaaaGGTCCTAATCCGACTCAACGATGACGGCACACAACTCATCTGAGATTCGCAATCACTATGATTAAATGAAACGAGGTTAagttcaaaaacttaaaacagaaATAATAGCCACGATTTAAACATAAGAAAGGGTTTAAAAACCTCCCCAGGCTATTGAAATCCAGCAAgcgttaaggtttaaaggcctCCTCAGGCACTAAGTCACAAAACATAACGAAACAAAGCCCTTAGGCCGAAGtcttaaaaacacaaaacataaagtTAAAAGAGCCGTAGCTCtcaatcttccttctcttcctgAATCGGATCACCAGCACCGGCAGGAACTCCCTCATCGACCACATTGCCGTCACCTCCTATTGCTGCCTCGACTGGAGCTAAGTCAGGAGCCATCAAACCCAAATTAGAGCCATACTCCCCAGAAAAggatggattaaacatgttaATCTCGAAAGTACCTGAACTCTCCGAGATCTGGGGAAGAGGAAGCTTGCTGACCGAGAAGTCAGAGACTTGAGCCTTCTCATACGCAGTTGTCGCTTCTGGTAATAAGGCCACCAATTGGTTGTACTCCTCTTCAACGCTTTGGATCTTGTTGTTCAGCATATCCTTCAAGAGGTCGGCATTAGCTTGGAGCTCCTGAGCGTACACCAAAGCGTCGACCTCATCTTTCTTCCTAGCAAACTTCTCCTTAACACAGACCAGGATCTTGCCGTAAGCTTCGGCGACTTCTTTCTTCCCTTCCCTGACAGCCAGCTTGACTTCAGCTTCCTTGTTCTTCTGGCTATCCCGGGATGAGGCAATGAGCTCACGTACTTGATGCTCAGCTATCTTTCGAGCAGCCTCTAAATCATTGATCCTCCTGCTCTTCACCTGGATATCGAGCTTTTGACTCTCGATCTCTCCTTGCTGAGCATCGGCCTTCGAGCCTAGCCTCGTCACTTCGGCTTCGAGTTCAGAAATTCGAACCCGGGCTTGGTCAAGATCGGTTTTGGCTGCCTTAACCATCTCGGTAACCTCAGCAAGTTCACCAGCATTGGGGGCAGCACACAGAGCATTCTCAAACCTGAGCTGGGCCCTGTTAACAGCCCCAGCCAACTGCAATAAatccaaagaaaatatatatatatatcatcgtctCCAAAAATGTAAACAAATAACAGATAGAGATCACGTACCTGACCCATACAGTGGGCAATATCGAGATACTCATCTCGGTTAGTCAGGTCCTTGAGCGCTGGAAGGGGACATCCCACGCTCTTCAGGTGCCTCATTATCGCAGCTAGGCCCCAAGAGTCATCCAGGATCGACCCAGGCTTCGAATGGGTAAAGCTCCACCCAACAGTCCCTCCtctagaggacgaggaagaagaacggATGGAAGCTCCGCCCTGATCGATCCTGGGCCTCTTGTGTCTCGACGGCTCGATCTCAGAGGTACCCTTCGGAGCCTGGTAGTCAGCCTCCGGCACCTGGACCTCAGGGAGAGGAGCAGCATCCTGAGCTACAACCTCAGTTGGAGTAGTCTCGACAACAGGTTTGGATCCTCCGTCGTCCAAAACTTCCTTCATTGAGATAAGGAACGATCCTCCTTGGTTCCTGTCGCTTCCACGAGAAGCACTGGCAGCTTTAGAGGGGTTACCCCTAGAACGGAATGACGGTCGCAGAGTCATGTCACCTGGCTGAGACTTTTCAGTTCCCGAAGCACTAGCACCAGTTGAGATCGATACAACCGAATCGCCTGCCGAAACTGGAACAATGGAAATCCTTAAGTTTAAAAACTTCAAAGCGATAAAATCATTGAAAAGGTTCGGACAAGAACTCACTCTCAAGGTTCTCAGCAGGAATGGGATCTTGGAAAGAGGCGTTGTAGGTATCTGGGAATCTGGCTGCACTTATTCGAGAAGTGGTGTAGGCCACCCAGGTACAGGGACTCTGTTGCAACTTGCGGTATAGAGCCCTGGTGAGCTTGGTAGAGAGCTTCGGGGGATCTTCGATTTCTGCAAGTAAATCAGAGCAAAAGGTTACTCGGCCATAAATGAATAAAACGAAAAAGCATATCCCTAGAATTCCTAACCAGATGGATTAGTCCAAGTGACCCTAAGGTTCCGACCCACAGGAACCGTCGAAGGATCAACTTTAACGTAAAAATACTTCTTCCTCCAGTCATCATCACTACTAGAGAATCTGAAGATAACATGATTGGGACGACTAGGGAGGTAGTAGGTCCCGGTACCACCCTCCTTAGAGGCGCTTTCCTTCAGGGAAAAGAGGCTCATAAGTTCGGTAAGACCGACGCTAACCCCCTCCTCTTTGGACCTAGTGATAAAGCCGTTTATCACCCGGATAACCGAGGGACAGAGTTGGGAAAGGGCTAACTGATAATGATCTAGTAGATCAAGCAGTAGGGTCGGAAGAGGAAATCTCAAGTGAGACTTGGAGATGTACTTCTCATGGCAACAGAACCAACCCTCCGGAGCGGTCTCGGGGGTTTCGTCAGAATTACAGGCACGGCCAAGCTCCTTTTGGGCGAGAGCTTGAACCATGAGGTTAACCACGTCTTGATTTTTCAGCAACGAAGGCGAGTGAGGACTGCTCCCACTAGAATCGTCTTTCTTCTTCCGTTTAGAAACTCTGGTCGCGATTGCCTCCCTGGCTGTCTTTTTCCCCTTCCTCATCTTGGCTCCGATTTCTTGCTTAACTTTCAGTAGTTTAGCTCCAGAAGCAGAGGGAGGCATCCCGGATTCCCCGGAACCTTCTTTCGGATGATCCATAGTATGGGAAGGTTAAGGAGAAAATCGATTGCAAGGTTTGGGAGAGAATTTGCAGAGAAAAGTAACgaggaagataaaaaaaatcgcagtaaaataaagagagagaagttACCTTGAAAACCGAACGGAGGCGTGGAGAAAGTGGAAGGCTAGCAGTTAATGTTCACCGCTTTATATCCCATCACCTCTCGAGATTCGGAAAAGTCATTTCAAACCCTCTCCATCTGAACCATAGATTCTGCCAAACGTAATAAAGACCGTTAGATCGAGTAAGCTGAATCTAAATAGGATAAGAACTAATCATTATCTTAACGAAAAGATAAGATCGATAGCTAGATTCTAGCTTCCGAGACAAAGGATTTTATTCGGAAGCTGGGGGCAACTGTTGGACCCGAATATGACCCTCAGGTGAGGTACCGATAAGCGTGAGCTAGCATGTGGGTTGCGATAAGCCCATCATAACAAAGGGAGCTGAAAGCCGAGCTGACGACTGGACCTGGGAGACATCATAGCAGAGGTCACGACAGAAAGTGAGCTAACAccttaagagactcggtcaagaGGAGCCTAAAGCGAGCTCCGTAATTGAAGCCAAATATCTAGGAGAACAGTTGAAGGGTTGCCAACGAAACCTAGACTAtataaagatggagaagataaaagacaaggcagatctcttttttttgatagatgaaCTTTTGTACTAGATTAAAAGCATTACGTATTCTTTAATCATCACAAGATATAttcctttgtattcatcatctttcaactcatcaataaaatcatattcattcttcaagtttatttacgggattcagcccacgattctcattcatctctcttgacctaacctaaatctaagaagtgaaaccttgtctctcacacatggaacaagaatttctatttttgaccatattaatccctgggccgaagcatccaaaatggtctcttgatgtttttcttcaaccattgatagaagagctaaagcaattgtggtcagaaggggtgaggaagtacgattgttccttgaaaaaaaattttacgatgcgagcagttctgctgtggacgataagtgattttcttgcttatgggatgttgtctggctggacaacacatggaagattatcttgtccatattgtcttggatcgacggatgcttttcaactgaagaatggtaggaagagttgttggtttgattgtcatcgtcgctttcttccacttgcccatctgtacagaagaaataagacattgttacggcacaaaaaaattgtcagagacggtcctcctccatatctcaccggccagcagatcgaagcagacattgattattacggagcttaggaaacagttaaagttggaggaaattggcatgttcctggaaatatgcctgatgggtatggtgtgtctcacaattggaataagaagagtatattttgggagctaccctattggaaggatcttctcttacgccacaatctggatgtcatgcatattgagaagaacttttttgagaacatcatgaatacattacttaacgtccctgggaagacaaaagataacaaaaagtcaaggatggacttacctgatatttgctcaagaagtgagttacatatcaagagcaatagaaacgttcctgttcccatcttccggttgtcatcagaagccaaaacaaccttgtttgactgggttgcatcagaagttaagtttcctgatggttatgtttcaaatctgtcaagatgtgttgaacgaggtcaaaagttctccggaatgaagagtcatgattgtcatgtgtttatgcaacgactacttccatttgcttttgccgagctccttccagcaaatgtccatgaagcacttgcaggtaattataattttataatatatatacatatgttatgaaatgttattaatttgattacttttgcaatatacagccatcggcgcttttttcagagatcttagcacgcgtacgttcaaggaagaagtcatcgaacaacttcatcgtaacattccgatcatattgtgcaacctggagaagatatttcctccttcattttttgacgtcatggagcatctagttgtccacctaccgtatgaagcattgcttcgtggacctgttcacaacggatggatgtatccgtatgagcgactgatgaaacatttgaaggggaaagcaagaaatcttgcaaaggtggaaggttcaatagttgcggggagtttgacagccgaaacatctaacttcacatcatactactttgctcctactgttcgtacgagaaaaagagttcctagaagatatgatgatggtggagtaccgacatcatatccaattgatggtgttcctgacattttctgcgaaattgcacggtttggtggtaaaacgaaagaagtatggtggtcatgtgaagaagaaaaacatagtgctcacacttatattctgctcaactgcgaggatgcagtgacccgttactttgaaaggtaaatatttttgtgaatgttaattatatgaattgaagttaattatgtatgacttgattatttgtttaatttgcagcatgtttgtatctcaagttgaagaagcaataccaggaatatctgcaactgatgtggacacacgtaaagataagcactttgtcaagtggttaaaatcacaggtacgtaatatatctcatacattgattaattaagtaagtgttttgatacttcaatattaattaagaataactgctttttgtaggttgattatgacgatccttattatcccgtatggtttcacgaatttgttcaaggtccagttgcaaaggtcaccacatcacctatgtatttcacacgaggatttacctttcacacatacgagtatgggagacatcgggcaacgagtaactatggaatatgtgtgaaaggtgaaacggacttttacgggatcttgcaggagattattgaagtggaactttccggggttattgaagctaaaatgcgtcctcttcaaatgtgaatggttcgatcctgttgtgaaccgagggattcggtataacaaatttggtgttgtggatgtcaattttgggagaagatacaacaaatttgagcctttcattttagcttcacaagccgagcaagttagcttccttcttTATCCttggcttcgaacttccgggataaactggttagctgctatcaaaattacacctcgtggacgcattgtcgctggagaagaaccgcccttgcaagaagaagacgctatcaatgaagttgaggtaccagaacaaccaactgatgaaatccttttgatcgacccgcaaaactttcaatatgaagatattcccgaagatgcgacagatgaagcacgtgaagacgagttcgagagaagcgacgatgatgattgtaatgataatgatgagaacgaaaacgatttagagtgatgtaatattgatgagaacgaaaacgatttagagtgatgtaatatatgtaacaaatgttgtatttctctattgtaacgtatgtttaaagaaatattgtttttttaccatcctaatgtatgtgtaacaaatgttgtgtttatataatatgtatttctttagtttttaaaaaaatatttggagttttagggttttagagtttaagttggagaaagagcacaaagtagtagagaagagatataatgttagatgatatgtgactttggggtttagggatttcattctcggtgtttagggttaaccgttgtaaaatcgtcgtaaatgtatctgttccacgtaatttcgtcgtaaatggaaaaatgcgggcctggtaacttcgtcgtaaatggaaaaaagcgggcctggtaacttcgtcgtaaacaaGGGTctggtaaattcgtcataaaccgacgtttcgacgtaatttcgttgtaaaccgaaaaacgcgggcctggtaacttcgtcgtaaatgaaaaaacgcgggcctggtaacttcgtcgtaatattacgtcgcgtttacgacgaatccttttctatatattgagacgccgagacgaggcttcctcgttcattcctccctaactcctctcctctccctctaaggtacactctctttcctcctttttttttttaagttagtttaggtgattagttagataattagtttaggtgattagttagatgacggaatactatagtttaggtgattagttaggtaacggaataattttttaattatgtcgttataattgattaaatttatttaaattttttttagatggctcctaaaaggaaaccagcagcacctacttatgcccagttgtttggcgatggttccggtacatcttcttccggtccatcgtcttccgatgcagttccagactctcagacttctcagagagttttttcgagtcttcctcttccaccgcagatgcctccacctcctcctccagcggctgcacctaagcctgtcccagaaggtgcagttcatccggatttgcgtgtgccttcatatgctcccttcgcgagatatacggtggaggatttgcttgcccagcctggacgggagggtttgaatgttctagaccccgatagaccccgaggaacttattggtaagttattaatttttattacattaaaatttaattaatttttattttctaacggttaaattgtttttttttcaggtttggggctaacaaccgtgttagccggagcgtttcggcgacgattaagggttactacgacggggcatacccgaactggagcaagacaccaaatcacgttaagatcacgtggtttaaatgttttacggttagatttttaaatttaattaaattttcacttttaaatatatatatatatattttaatatttattattaattgtaattttttcaaattttttatgtttcagcaaaagtggcattggtctttgggaatcaccgagagggtgaatgcggaattcgttgcaaaggcaaagatacgcctctgcaacacagtctctgattggaaggacaagtgggagatctacgggtatgagggaaagcccactgagctcacgacggatgtgtgggatggcctcatcgcctattgggagcacccctcttcgatcaaaaaggccaattcgtgctcggcttctcgaaggacgaaggataaagatggtcatttgcccatgcttcacagaaccggacaaaaacctcatgcaggagtccgtctagaagctgtaagttttgttttaaatatatattttaaaatattcaattaatataatttataatatttaatttaatttttttttttgtagttcgagaagacgggagtcttaccttctctgtctgacctattcaagatgactcatgccacatccgacggagtttttgtggatcctgcatctgagaaactcttccaaacagtggctggtcggattgaagaacgggagacgcaactaacccaggagtctcccgatggattaccagtcacattgtccaccgaagaggtcgacagaatcttcgaagaggtacaacttaaaatttttgtttacattattttaaatattttaacataattaactatattaatatatgttttgattttataggtgactcctaaaaagaagggacggatagtcggtataggctctgttaacgaagttgcaagggcaacttcgtcatacacttcgagacgtgatgaagagactgctcagatgaaggctcgaatggatagccagcaggttcgtttagactctcttgaggatctgctagacgtgatggccgtggaaaacccggttatgcagagaatgttgagtgagagacgagccgctcttggaatgccaccacgagatccccaagagtctgatccaacccgtcaacagccgagcaaccccaccaactacttcgagaatatgtagttttttttatttttctgtttgtaatatgaatttaaatattattgtatgactttttaaaatatgtttttcaatttcatatttcgttttaaaatttaaattattttaaattctgaatattaaatataaattaaaatttattataattaataataatataataagaaacgatgttaactcctcgtaaacattacatggagtttacatcgaatgattacgagtgattaacatcgaaatatttactagggttttacatcgaaaagtttacgagtgatttacaacgaaagtatttacgtgtgctttacatcgaaacaattacgtgtgctttacgacgaaagcttacgtgtcgtttacgacgaatcctttccctccgctttacgaggaatatatttcgtcgtaaacgtaacgagtcatttacgacgaaacctccgttacgacggacgtttaacaacgaaacgtctttcgacgttaattcgtcgtaacaccccgtttacgacgagtttacaacgaatactgccctagtaaaaaatatgttttcttgtagtgttattaTGCATATCTTATTGTTATATTGCGTTTTTAActttaaaagaat contains these protein-coding regions:
- the LOC125580198 gene encoding uncharacterized protein LOC125580198 isoform X1, whose amino-acid sequence is MTLRPSFRSRGNPSKAASASRGSDRNQGGSFLISMKEVLDDGGSKPVVETTPTEVVAQDAAPLPEVQVPEADYQAPKGTSEIEPSRHKRPRIDQGGASIRSSSSSSRGGTVGWSFTHSKPGSILDDSWGLAAIMRHLKSVGCPLPALKDLTNRDEYLDIAHCMGQLAGAVNRAQLRFENALCAAPNAGELAEVTEMVKAAKTDLDQARVRISELEAEVTRLGSKADAQQGEIESQKLDIQVKSRRINDLEAARKIAEHQVRELIASSRDSQKNKEAEVKLAVREGKKEVAEAYGKILVCVKEKFARKKDEVDALVYAQELQANADLLKDMLNNKIQSVEEEYNQLVALLPEATTAYEKAQVSDFSVSKLPLPQISESSGTFEINMFNPSFSGEYGSNLGLMAPDLAPVEAAIGGDGNVVDEGVPAGAGDPIQEEKED
- the LOC125580198 gene encoding uncharacterized protein LOC125580198 isoform X3 produces the protein MTLRPSFRSRGNPSKAASASRGSDRNQGGSFLISMKEVLDDGGSKPVVETTPTEVVAQDAAPLPEVQVPEADYQAPKGTSEIEPSRHKRPRIDQGGASIRSSSSSSRGGTVGWSFTHSKPGSILDDSWGLAAIMRHLKSVGCPLPALKDLTNRDEYLDIAHCMGQLAGAVNRAQLRFENALCAAPNAGELAEVTEMVKAAKTDLDQARVRISELEAEVTRLGSKADAQQGEIESQKLDIQVKSRRINDLEAARKIAEHQVRELIASSRDSQKNKEAEVKLAVREGKKEVAEAYGKILVCVKEKFARKKDEVDALVYAQELQANADLLKDMLNNKIQSVEEEYNQLVALLPEATTAYEKAQVSDFSVSKLPLPQISESSVEAAIGGDGNVVDEGVPAGAGDPIQEEKED
- the LOC125580198 gene encoding uncharacterized protein LOC125580198 isoform X2 is translated as MTLRPSFRSRGNPSKAASASRGSDRNQGGSFLISMKEVLDDGGSKPVVETTPTEVVAQDAAPLPEVQVPEADYQAPKGTSEIEPSRHKRPRIDQGGASIRSSSSSSRGGTVGWSFTHSKPGSILDDSWGLAAIMRHLKSVGCPLPALKDLTNRDEYLDIAHCMGQLAGAVNRAQLRFENALCAAPNAGELAEVTEMVKAAKTDLDQARVRISELEAEVTRLGSKADAQQGEIESQKLDIQVKSRRINDLEAARKIAEHQVRELIASSRDSQKNKEAEVKLAVREGKKEVAEAYGKILVCVKEKFARKKDEVDALVYAQELQANADLLKDMLNNKIQSVEEEYNQLVALLPEATTAYEKAQVSDFSVSKLPLPQISESSAPVEAAIGGDGNVVDEGVPAGAGDPIQEEKED